In the genome of Opitutia bacterium KCR 482, one region contains:
- a CDS encoding sugar phosphate isomerase/epimerase: MKIKSIVLAIALAAVATFNSACATAQSSAPAPKKEIGLQLYSLRADAKKDLKGTLQKAADMGYTSIEAAGYGNGKFYGMDPVEFKKLVESTGMKVISSHQNRALTKEELATKDFSKALAWWDQAIDAHQKAGMKYMVMPYLKRPETLKDMQTYCEYFNEVGKRAAAKGIAFGYHNHKHEFEKIENKISMMDYMLQHTDPKYVFIELDVYWAVRGETGPVDLFKKYPNRFRLLHIKDEKELGQSGMVGFDAIFNNLKIAGTEHFFVEVERYNYTPCESVKMSFDYLNKADFVK; the protein is encoded by the coding sequence ATGAAAATTAAATCTATCGTTTTGGCAATCGCGCTCGCGGCGGTTGCGACATTCAATTCGGCATGCGCTACGGCGCAGTCTTCCGCGCCCGCCCCGAAAAAGGAAATCGGGCTTCAGCTCTATTCGCTCCGCGCCGACGCGAAGAAAGACCTCAAAGGCACGCTCCAAAAGGCGGCCGACATGGGCTACACTTCAATCGAAGCGGCGGGCTACGGCAACGGCAAATTCTACGGAATGGACCCCGTCGAATTCAAGAAGCTTGTTGAATCGACCGGCATGAAGGTCATTTCCTCGCACCAGAACCGCGCGCTCACGAAAGAGGAGCTTGCCACAAAGGATTTCTCCAAGGCTCTCGCTTGGTGGGATCAGGCTATCGACGCGCACCAAAAGGCGGGCATGAAATACATGGTTATGCCCTACCTCAAACGCCCCGAAACGCTTAAAGACATGCAGACATACTGCGAATACTTTAACGAAGTCGGCAAACGCGCGGCGGCAAAGGGCATAGCTTTCGGCTACCACAACCACAAGCACGAGTTCGAAAAAATCGAAAACAAGATTTCGATGATGGACTACATGCTCCAGCACACAGACCCGAAATACGTTTTCATAGAGCTTGACGTTTACTGGGCGGTTCGCGGCGAAACGGGTCCCGTAGACCTCTTTAAGAAATATCCCAACCGTTTCAGACTCCTCCACATCAAGGACGAAAAGGAGCTCGGTCAGAGCGGTATGGTAGGTTTCGACGCAATCTTCAACAACCTCAAAATCGCGGGCACGGAACACTTCTTCGTGGAAGTGGAACGCTACAACTACACGCCCTGCGAAAGCGTGAAGATGAGCTTCGACTACCTCAACAAGGCGGACTTCGTGAAATAA
- a CDS encoding STAS domain-containing protein, which translates to MEITQEKVNDVAVISLSGRLNVTTTSELEQVFTKLLEENQAKVLVECCELEYISSAGLRVLLTAAKQFKKISGEIALAGLSQNVKQVFEISGFTSIFPIYSTRDEAIKAL; encoded by the coding sequence ATGGAAATCACCCAAGAAAAAGTAAACGACGTTGCCGTAATTTCGCTCAGCGGCAGACTCAATGTCACAACCACGTCAGAGCTGGAACAAGTCTTTACAAAGCTTCTCGAAGAAAATCAGGCAAAAGTTCTCGTCGAATGCTGCGAGCTTGAATATATCAGTAGCGCGGGCTTGCGCGTCCTGCTCACGGCGGCGAAGCAGTTCAAGAAGATTTCGGGCGAAATCGCGCTTGCGGGGCTTAGCCAGAACGTAAAGCAGGTTTTCGAAATCTCCGGCTTCACGAGCATTTTCCCGATTTACTCTACGCGCGACGAAGCAATCAAAGCCCTGTAA
- a CDS encoding Gfo/Idh/MocA family oxidoreductase, translating to MKDFTRRDFLKTAGVAGGGLVLSSGLLNAAAAKEGKKLNIAMVGVGAEGRVLLQSLLKMPNLNFVAICDIWEAYNQKYARALIKKTLKQTPKGYIDYKDLIKNHAKELDAVFIATPDFWHAPMTVDFLEAGVNVYCEKMMSDTLEGARKMVRAARKSGKLLQIGHQRKSNPRYIYAREKLLREANICGNIMACNGQWNRAVSKDIVAPKNPKYAIPQEILHKYGYKDMNQFLNWRWSKGLGGGAISDLGAHQIDIFGWMLGARPSRVMASGNRDYYKKADGTPAHDWDDNVMCIFEFDKTFQGKKAQVFYQVLTTTSSGGGYFESFMGDNGTLKMSENPALTKLFRENNAPDWKPLIENGTIGAGEASAASAKVADSRETKALVGYSFPEKVPGLSAEKPIHMYHLENFVGAVRGENKLSCDAEHAFEAEAAVFKAREAIANGPATFSDSDFVVA from the coding sequence ATGAAGGATTTTACTCGTAGAGATTTTCTCAAAACGGCAGGCGTAGCGGGCGGCGGTCTCGTTCTCTCGTCGGGTCTGCTTAACGCGGCTGCGGCGAAAGAGGGCAAAAAGCTCAACATCGCCATGGTCGGCGTCGGCGCGGAAGGCCGCGTGCTTCTGCAAAGCCTCCTGAAAATGCCCAATCTCAACTTCGTGGCAATCTGCGACATTTGGGAAGCGTACAACCAGAAATACGCGCGCGCGCTTATCAAGAAGACGCTCAAACAGACCCCCAAGGGCTATATCGACTATAAAGACCTCATCAAGAACCACGCAAAGGAACTCGACGCGGTGTTCATCGCAACTCCCGACTTCTGGCACGCGCCCATGACGGTTGACTTCCTCGAAGCGGGCGTCAACGTCTATTGCGAAAAGATGATGTCCGACACTCTCGAAGGCGCGCGCAAAATGGTTCGCGCGGCTCGCAAGAGCGGCAAGCTTCTGCAAATCGGCCACCAGCGCAAGAGCAACCCGCGCTACATCTACGCGCGTGAAAAGCTCCTCCGCGAAGCCAACATTTGCGGCAATATCATGGCCTGCAACGGACAGTGGAACAGAGCGGTCTCCAAGGACATCGTCGCTCCCAAGAATCCGAAGTACGCCATTCCGCAGGAAATCCTCCACAAGTACGGCTACAAGGACATGAACCAGTTCCTCAACTGGCGCTGGTCTAAGGGTCTCGGCGGCGGCGCGATTTCCGACTTGGGCGCGCACCAAATCGACATTTTCGGCTGGATGCTCGGAGCGCGTCCCTCGCGCGTAATGGCGTCGGGCAACCGCGACTACTACAAGAAGGCGGACGGCACTCCCGCGCACGACTGGGACGACAACGTTATGTGCATTTTTGAATTCGATAAGACATTCCAGGGCAAAAAGGCTCAGGTGTTCTATCAGGTTCTCACCACGACAAGCTCGGGCGGCGGCTATTTCGAATCTTTCATGGGCGACAACGGCACATTGAAGATGTCGGAAAATCCCGCTCTGACAAAGCTTTTCCGCGAAAACAACGCTCCCGACTGGAAGCCGCTTATCGAAAACGGTACAATCGGCGCGGGCGAAGCAAGCGCGGCTTCCGCAAAGGTTGCGGACTCCCGCGAAACAAAGGCTCTTGTCGGTTATAGCTTCCCCGAAAAAGTACCCGGACTCAGCGCGGAAAAGCCGATTCATATGTACCACCTCGAAAACTTCGTAGGCGCGGTTCGCGGCGAAAACAAACTTTCCTGCGACGCCGAACACGCGTTCGAAGCCGAAGCCGCCGTATTCAAGGCGCGCGAAGCCATCGCAAACGGCCCCGCGACGTTCTCGGATTCCGACTTCGTTGTCGCATAA
- a CDS encoding sugar phosphate isomerase/epimerase family protein, with translation MARFITLFTGQWADMKLEDLAPLAKKMGYQGLEIALTQNHFDMAKADDEAYLKSRWDILEANGLNCFALSNHLVGQCVCDNIDSRHRAMMPDSIWGDGNPEGVRQRAAAEMVRTAKVCKKFMSMRPKSLADSPLPPTVTGFTGSSIWQYLYSFPPASQEMINAGYEDFAKRWTPIMDAFDAEGVNFALEVHPTEIAFDIASAERALKAIKNHPRFGFNYDPSHFGYQGVDYVKFIRKFSDRIYHAHMKDVWWGHGTGEAGVFGGHTDFCDPRRYWDFRSIGHGDINFEEIIVALNDIGYKGPLSVEWEDGRMDRIHGATEACARVKSFDFPTSDIAFDSAFDTSNQ, from the coding sequence ATGGCAAGATTCATCACTCTGTTCACGGGACAGTGGGCCGACATGAAGCTCGAAGACCTCGCGCCGCTGGCGAAGAAAATGGGCTATCAGGGCTTGGAAATAGCGCTCACGCAAAACCATTTCGACATGGCGAAAGCCGACGACGAAGCCTACCTCAAAAGCCGTTGGGACATTTTGGAGGCAAACGGCCTTAACTGCTTCGCCCTTTCCAACCACCTCGTGGGGCAGTGCGTTTGCGACAATATCGACTCGCGCCACCGCGCAATGATGCCCGACTCTATCTGGGGCGACGGCAATCCCGAAGGCGTGCGCCAGCGCGCGGCGGCCGAGATGGTTCGCACCGCGAAAGTCTGCAAAAAATTCATGTCGATGCGTCCGAAGTCTCTTGCGGACTCCCCGCTTCCGCCGACGGTAACGGGTTTCACCGGCTCGTCCATTTGGCAGTATCTGTACTCTTTTCCGCCGGCGTCGCAGGAAATGATTAACGCCGGCTACGAAGACTTCGCGAAACGCTGGACGCCCATCATGGACGCTTTCGACGCGGAGGGCGTAAACTTCGCGCTTGAAGTCCACCCGACGGAAATCGCGTTCGACATCGCGAGTGCCGAACGCGCCCTCAAAGCAATCAAGAACCACCCGCGCTTCGGTTTCAACTACGACCCGTCGCACTTCGGCTATCAGGGCGTAGACTATGTGAAGTTTATCCGCAAATTCTCCGACCGCATCTACCACGCCCACATGAAAGACGTCTGGTGGGGACACGGCACGGGAGAGGCGGGCGTCTTCGGCGGACATACCGACTTCTGCGACCCCCGCCGCTACTGGGACTTCCGCTCAATCGGACACGGCGACATCAACTTCGAGGAAATCATCGTCGCCCTCAACGACATCGGCTACAAGGGCCCGCTGTCGGTCGAATGGGAAGACGGCAGAATGGACAGAATCCACGGCGCTACGGAAGCGTGCGCGCGCGTCAAGTCCTTCGACTTCCCCACGAGCGACATCGCCTTCGACTCCGCGTTCGACACCTCTAACCAATAG